A section of the Oscarella lobularis chromosome 15, ooOscLobu1.1, whole genome shotgun sequence genome encodes:
- the LOC136196066 gene encoding uncharacterized protein isoform X2: MTQLFVAIAACIVAGDGAKNVIERREASFCNLVPFRENRRYAFLDAPATLRRRDDATVELACGNATTISDSVSYAWFRLGVDANGSVVELNDSRRTIRIGAVDFQTTVYYECRYDKTSEGVRRDFFYFVQSHPSYVHVDCRTNSLLGLQHWFNRDQVGDDVWTDYSYFSREINACRAIGGVEKRRPCVNDIVQRARNIYALPLVIPVRRNENASTFVCSYSSTWPRRVVDLSCWSVKVSVLEHVEMDVITPEKSTELTNAVSPNGTAAAAPNGTAAATPNGTAPATATDTYTVKSTPVSTLASEAGVPVSVIGVAVGLFCLGAVVILFAVRLKRRAKWEQKGKSALGAITIENKKVGSESAI, translated from the exons ATGACGCAGTTATTCGTCGCAATCGCAG CATGCATCGTCGCCGGAGATGGCGCGAAGAATGTCATAGAAC GTCGCGAAGCGTCGTTTTGCAATTTGGTTCCGTTtcgcgaaaatcgtcgttacgcttttctcgacgcgccggcgacgctgcgacgacgcgacgacgcgaccgtCGAGCTCGCGTGCGgcaatgcgacgacgatttccgacTCGGTGTCGTACGCCTGGTttcgtctcggcgtcgacgccaaCGGCTCCGTTGTCGAGCTGAACGACagtcgtcgaacgattcgaattggtgccgtcgattttcaaACGACTGTCTATTACGAGTGCCGTTACGACAAGACGTCGGAGGGCGTTCGAAGAGACTTCTTCTACTTTG TTCAATCCCATCCGTCCTACGTTCACGTAGACTGTCGCACAAACTCCTTACTTGGTCTACAACACTGGTTTAACCGAGATCAAGTGGGAGACGACGTGTGGACCGACTATAGCTACTTTTCGCGCGAAATTAACGCGTGCCGCGCGATTGGCGGCGTCGAGAAGCGACGACCCTGTGTCAACGACATCGTCCAACGCGCGCGAAATATTTACGCACTTCCGCTAGTGATACCGGTGCGGCGAAACGAGAACGCGTCGACTTTCGTCTGTTCGTACAGTTCGACTTGgccgcgtcgcgtcgtcgatttgagcTGTTGGTCCGTCAAAGTCAGTGTGCTGGAGCACGTAGAAATGG ACGTAATTACTCCAGAAAAGTCGACTGAATTAACCAATGCAGTTTCTCCTAATGGGACTGCAGCTGCTGCTCCTAATGGGACTGCAGCTGCTACTCCTAATGGGACTGCACCTGCTACTGCTACAGATACATATACAGTCAAAAGCACGCCGGTGTCTACGCTGGCTTCTGAAGCTGGGGTTCCCGTTTCTGTCATTGGCGTGGCAGTGGGTCTTTTCTGCTTGGGCGCTGTCGTAATTCTCTTCGCTGTACGACTGAAGCGACGGGCAAAGTGGGAGCAGAAGGGGAAGAGCGCTTTGGGAGCGATCACGATCGAAAACAAAAAGGTTGGTAGTGAGAGCGCGATTTAG
- the LOC136196066 gene encoding uncharacterized protein isoform X1 → MATGSLTCVAAAHTRLPLRATWTSLRRAPTVATRRFAAFPSPRRSRNVIVRPGREASFCNLVPFRENRRYAFLDAPATLRRRDDATVELACGNATTISDSVSYAWFRLGVDANGSVVELNDSRRTIRIGAVDFQTTVYYECRYDKTSEGVRRDFFYFVQSHPSYVHVDCRTNSLLGLQHWFNRDQVGDDVWTDYSYFSREINACRAIGGVEKRRPCVNDIVQRARNIYALPLVIPVRRNENASTFVCSYSSTWPRRVVDLSCWSVKVSVLEHVEMDVITPEKSTELTNAVSPNGTAAAAPNGTAAATPNGTAPATATDTYTVKSTPVSTLASEAGVPVSVIGVAVGLFCLGAVVILFAVRLKRRAKWEQKGKSALGAITIENKKVGSESAI, encoded by the exons ATGGCAACGGGTTCATTAACgtgcgtcgccgccgcgcacACGCGTCTCCCCTTGCGCGCCACCTGGACGTCGTTGCGACGAGCTCCGACGGTCGcaacgcgtcgtttcgccgctttcCCGTCTCCCCGTCGCTCGCGAAATGTAATCGTTCGTCCAGGTCGCGAAGCGTCGTTTTGCAATTTGGTTCCGTTtcgcgaaaatcgtcgttacgcttttctcgacgcgccggcgacgctgcgacgacgcgacgacgcgaccgtCGAGCTCGCGTGCGgcaatgcgacgacgatttccgacTCGGTGTCGTACGCCTGGTttcgtctcggcgtcgacgccaaCGGCTCCGTTGTCGAGCTGAACGACagtcgtcgaacgattcgaattggtgccgtcgattttcaaACGACTGTCTATTACGAGTGCCGTTACGACAAGACGTCGGAGGGCGTTCGAAGAGACTTCTTCTACTTTG TTCAATCCCATCCGTCCTACGTTCACGTAGACTGTCGCACAAACTCCTTACTTGGTCTACAACACTGGTTTAACCGAGATCAAGTGGGAGACGACGTGTGGACCGACTATAGCTACTTTTCGCGCGAAATTAACGCGTGCCGCGCGATTGGCGGCGTCGAGAAGCGACGACCCTGTGTCAACGACATCGTCCAACGCGCGCGAAATATTTACGCACTTCCGCTAGTGATACCGGTGCGGCGAAACGAGAACGCGTCGACTTTCGTCTGTTCGTACAGTTCGACTTGgccgcgtcgcgtcgtcgatttgagcTGTTGGTCCGTCAAAGTCAGTGTGCTGGAGCACGTAGAAATGG ACGTAATTACTCCAGAAAAGTCGACTGAATTAACCAATGCAGTTTCTCCTAATGGGACTGCAGCTGCTGCTCCTAATGGGACTGCAGCTGCTACTCCTAATGGGACTGCACCTGCTACTGCTACAGATACATATACAGTCAAAAGCACGCCGGTGTCTACGCTGGCTTCTGAAGCTGGGGTTCCCGTTTCTGTCATTGGCGTGGCAGTGGGTCTTTTCTGCTTGGGCGCTGTCGTAATTCTCTTCGCTGTACGACTGAAGCGACGGGCAAAGTGGGAGCAGAAGGGGAAGAGCGCTTTGGGAGCGATCACGATCGAAAACAAAAAGGTTGGTAGTGAGAGCGCGATTTAG
- the LOC136196051 gene encoding fibroblast growth factor receptor 3-like isoform X1 yields the protein MEQLAVFVTLTLIAGQVVGARAADRPKVIVTKIGGPPGPPIVLKCPKSTTGHAYQWYRGSRSNGVRKVARARRNLVVVARSDADLGSYACATTPPSPPRRQRGEWDYEIVANRNGNERSRRSATNSNCPLPSRVHYHYESVSIPVGGQATLTCGESGYSLAATAAARLEGYKWYWVSTNGSKHNVSNENRTISVDGKRNGMTGHYECHYGAAFVDRFYIMVRGQESQDIELDCSVIKGNGANWFYAKNNNANDWTNYEYIGYLTNKARECKKDLTVPCYSADRTQLHLPMCACAERPTTETFICGLKKVGPDILFDPTCWHTMITVKYRYIEDPTTLPLPTTDVTTSGGTLTPAFLTTTKTPPPLSTTPPPPTTNNPTTNKPTNSSVTVGLVVGVAIAAVILVVVLVALCFSRRRRLSVWIRRRKPTAAAATTSGDDLTDNDVYRRNVSMSRILPAAESRRPPIVVEGVKINASCEIAKGNVTLMRALGEGCFGLVMEGIATNVKGVTGSMQVAVKVPKAKDRKSVQDLASEVTVWQRIGEHKNVISLVGVTSFQNPAGTMLWVLMEYADHGCLSDYMRAKRFGGKNADVDVTSYVPPDEQNVLSSRDMFRYALDVARGMEHLTMRECIHRDLAARNVLVCNGEVLKISDFGMAKDIHYFDYYRKRTPKNLVPYKWTAPEALLHRVFTEASDVWSFGVLLWEIATLGSAPYPGVPAENLYDLLTKDGYRMRKPRTCSRKFYDLMLKCWALNPIERPKFYELVTILEKALAQAENWEKDVEEANDSGDEMGGLDVSIPTKRLLSAQDSGMPGTPTTPGSYSCFESRRDERAESTSL from the exons ATGGAACAGCTCGCTGTCTTCGTAACATTGACACTGATTGCCGGACAAG TAGTCGGCGCTCGCGCAGCCGATCGACCGAAAGTCATTGTTACAAAGATCGGCGGTCCGCCTGGCCCACCGATCGTGCTAAAGTGTCCCAAATCGACAACAGGACACGCGTATCAGTGGTATCGGGGCAGCAGATCGAACGGCGTTCGCAaagtcgctcgcgcgcgtcgcaatctcgtcgtcgtcgcgcgcagCGACGCCGATTTGGGCTCGTACGcgtgcgcgacgacgccgccgtcgccgccgcggcgacaACGAGGCGAATGGGACTACGAAATCGTGGCGAATCGAAATG GAAACGAACGAAGCCGTCGAAGCGCAACGAATAGCAACTGTCCTTTACCGAGTCGCGTTCACTATCACTACGAATCCGTTTCTATTCCCGTCGGGGGACAGGCGACGTTGACGTGCGGCGAGAGCGGTTATTCGctcgccgccaccgccgccgctcgactCGAAGGATACAAGTGGTATTGGGTATCAACGAATGGCTCGAAACATAATGTATCcaacgaaaatcgaacgatTTCGGTCGATGGAAAGCGTAATGGGATGACAGGTCACTACGAGTGTCATTACGGCGCCGCCTTTGTGGATCGTTTCTACATCATGg TAAGAGGACAAGAAAGCCAGGACATCGAACTTGACTGCTCAGTCATAAAAGGCAACGGCGCGAACTGGTTCTACGCGAAAAACAACAACGCAAACGATTGGACTAATTACGAATATATCGGCTACTTGACGAATAAGGCACGCGAATGTAAAAAAGATTTGACGGTGCCCTGCTACAGCGCTGACAGAACTCAACTACACCTGCCCATGTGCGCCTGCGCAGAACGACCCACCACCGAAACTTTTATATGCGGATTGAAAAAAGTGGGGCCAGACATCCTATTCGATCCCACGTGCTGGCACACGATGATCACAGTCAAATACCGTTACATCGAAG atcCTACGACGCTTCCACTCCCTAcaactgacgtcacgacTTCCGGCGGTACATTGACACCAGCTTTCTTAACTACTACGAAAACGCCCCCGCCTCTGAGTACGACTCCGCccccgccgacgacgaataatccgacgacgaataaaCCGACAAATTCTTCCGTTACCgtcggtctcgtcgtcggcgtcgcaatcgccgccgttattctcgtcgtcgtgctcgtcgctctctgtttctcgcgacgtcgacgactatCCGTTTggattcgtcgccgtaagccgacggcggcggcggcgacgacgagcggcgacgatttgacggATAATGACGTGTATCGGAGAAATGTGTCGATGAGTCGGATTTTACCGGCGGCGGAAAGTCGACGACCgcctatcgtcgtcgagggCGTGAAAATCAACGCTTCGTGCGAAATTGCGAAGGGGAATGTGACACTGATGCGAGCTCTGG GGGAGGGATGCTTTGGGCTTGTCATGGAGGGAATTGCGACGAATGTGAAAGGAGTAACGGGATCGATGCaagtcgccgtcaaagtaCCAAAGG CTAAGGATCGAAAAAGCGTTCAGGATCTCGCCTCGGAAGTGACCGTTTGGCAACGAATCGGCGAGCACAAGAACGTCATAAGTCTCGTGGGCGTAACAAGTTTTCAAA atCCCGCCGGAACCATGCTATGGGTCCTCATGGAATACGCGGATCACGGCTGTCTGAGCGACTACATGCGCGCCAAGCGCTTCGGCGGTAAAAACgctgacgttgacgtcacgagctATGTGCCGCCCGACGAACAAAACGTTCTATCGTCGCGCGACATGTTTCGCTacgcgctcgacgtcgcgcgaggAATGGAGCACCTCACAATGAGAGAG tGCATACATCGCGATTTGGCGGCGCGTAACGTGCTCGTTTGCAACGGCGAAGTGCTCAAAATATCCGACTTCGGCATGGCGAAGGATATCCATTATTTCGATTATTATCGAAAGCGAACACCG aaaaatctCGTGCCGTACAAGTGGACGGCTCCGGAAGCGCTTCTCCATCGCGTATTCACCGAAGCCAGTGACGT tTGGTCCTTTGGCGTATTGCTATGGGAAATCGCTACACTCG GAAGCGCGCCTTATCCGGGTGTTCCAGCTGAGAATTTGTACGATCTACTCACAAAGGACGGCTATCGGATGAGAAAACCGCGCACGTGTTCTCGCAAATT CTACGATCTGATGCTGAAGTGTTGGGCTCTCAATCCGATCGAACGGCCCAAGTTCTACGAACTCGTGACGATTTTAGAAAAGGCGCTAGCTCAAGCGGAG AACTGGGAGAAGGACGTGGAGGAAGCCAATGACTCTGGGGATGAGATGGGGGGCTTGGATGTGTCGATTCCAACGAAGAGACTGCTCTCCGCGCAAGACAGTGGCATGCCCGGCACGCCCACTACACCGGGATCTTACTCAT GTTTTGAATCGCGACGTGACGAACGGGCtgaatcgacgtctttgtgA
- the LOC136196051 gene encoding fibroblast growth factor receptor 3-like isoform X2, translated as MTGHYECHYGAAFVDRFYIMVRGQESQDIELDCSVIKGNGANWFYAKNNNANDWTNYEYIGYLTNKARECKKDLTVPCYSADRTQLHLPMCACAERPTTETFICGLKKVGPDILFDPTCWHTMITVKYRYIEDPTTLPLPTTDVTTSGGTLTPAFLTTTKTPPPLSTTPPPPTTNNPTTNKPTNSSVTVGLVVGVAIAAVILVVVLVALCFSRRRRLSVWIRRRKPTAAAATTSGDDLTDNDVYRRNVSMSRILPAAESRRPPIVVEGVKINASCEIAKGNVTLMRALGEGCFGLVMEGIATNVKGVTGSMQVAVKVPKAKDRKSVQDLASEVTVWQRIGEHKNVISLVGVTSFQNPAGTMLWVLMEYADHGCLSDYMRAKRFGGKNADVDVTSYVPPDEQNVLSSRDMFRYALDVARGMEHLTMRECIHRDLAARNVLVCNGEVLKISDFGMAKDIHYFDYYRKRTPKNLVPYKWTAPEALLHRVFTEASDVWSFGVLLWEIATLGSAPYPGVPAENLYDLLTKDGYRMRKPRTCSRKFYDLMLKCWALNPIERPKFYELVTILEKALAQAENWEKDVEEANDSGDEMGGLDVSIPTKRLLSAQDSGMPGTPTTPGSYSCFESRRDERAESTSL; from the exons ATGACAGGTCACTACGAGTGTCATTACGGCGCCGCCTTTGTGGATCGTTTCTACATCATGg TAAGAGGACAAGAAAGCCAGGACATCGAACTTGACTGCTCAGTCATAAAAGGCAACGGCGCGAACTGGTTCTACGCGAAAAACAACAACGCAAACGATTGGACTAATTACGAATATATCGGCTACTTGACGAATAAGGCACGCGAATGTAAAAAAGATTTGACGGTGCCCTGCTACAGCGCTGACAGAACTCAACTACACCTGCCCATGTGCGCCTGCGCAGAACGACCCACCACCGAAACTTTTATATGCGGATTGAAAAAAGTGGGGCCAGACATCCTATTCGATCCCACGTGCTGGCACACGATGATCACAGTCAAATACCGTTACATCGAAG atcCTACGACGCTTCCACTCCCTAcaactgacgtcacgacTTCCGGCGGTACATTGACACCAGCTTTCTTAACTACTACGAAAACGCCCCCGCCTCTGAGTACGACTCCGCccccgccgacgacgaataatccgacgacgaataaaCCGACAAATTCTTCCGTTACCgtcggtctcgtcgtcggcgtcgcaatcgccgccgttattctcgtcgtcgtgctcgtcgctctctgtttctcgcgacgtcgacgactatCCGTTTggattcgtcgccgtaagccgacggcggcggcggcgacgacgagcggcgacgatttgacggATAATGACGTGTATCGGAGAAATGTGTCGATGAGTCGGATTTTACCGGCGGCGGAAAGTCGACGACCgcctatcgtcgtcgagggCGTGAAAATCAACGCTTCGTGCGAAATTGCGAAGGGGAATGTGACACTGATGCGAGCTCTGG GGGAGGGATGCTTTGGGCTTGTCATGGAGGGAATTGCGACGAATGTGAAAGGAGTAACGGGATCGATGCaagtcgccgtcaaagtaCCAAAGG CTAAGGATCGAAAAAGCGTTCAGGATCTCGCCTCGGAAGTGACCGTTTGGCAACGAATCGGCGAGCACAAGAACGTCATAAGTCTCGTGGGCGTAACAAGTTTTCAAA atCCCGCCGGAACCATGCTATGGGTCCTCATGGAATACGCGGATCACGGCTGTCTGAGCGACTACATGCGCGCCAAGCGCTTCGGCGGTAAAAACgctgacgttgacgtcacgagctATGTGCCGCCCGACGAACAAAACGTTCTATCGTCGCGCGACATGTTTCGCTacgcgctcgacgtcgcgcgaggAATGGAGCACCTCACAATGAGAGAG tGCATACATCGCGATTTGGCGGCGCGTAACGTGCTCGTTTGCAACGGCGAAGTGCTCAAAATATCCGACTTCGGCATGGCGAAGGATATCCATTATTTCGATTATTATCGAAAGCGAACACCG aaaaatctCGTGCCGTACAAGTGGACGGCTCCGGAAGCGCTTCTCCATCGCGTATTCACCGAAGCCAGTGACGT tTGGTCCTTTGGCGTATTGCTATGGGAAATCGCTACACTCG GAAGCGCGCCTTATCCGGGTGTTCCAGCTGAGAATTTGTACGATCTACTCACAAAGGACGGCTATCGGATGAGAAAACCGCGCACGTGTTCTCGCAAATT CTACGATCTGATGCTGAAGTGTTGGGCTCTCAATCCGATCGAACGGCCCAAGTTCTACGAACTCGTGACGATTTTAGAAAAGGCGCTAGCTCAAGCGGAG AACTGGGAGAAGGACGTGGAGGAAGCCAATGACTCTGGGGATGAGATGGGGGGCTTGGATGTGTCGATTCCAACGAAGAGACTGCTCTCCGCGCAAGACAGTGGCATGCCCGGCACGCCCACTACACCGGGATCTTACTCAT GTTTTGAATCGCGACGTGACGAACGGGCtgaatcgacgtctttgtgA
- the LOC136196054 gene encoding uncharacterized protein produces the protein MTTLVLLAILITIAHKIATDVEEPKLIRVKIDGTPLILSCPSPGSAGTWYYAPPHEKERDVPPRIIHHGRQLVVVVRGDNELGFYKCAVRYKQRWDYEVVSDRRRVVVRKRRSAENTCRPVSDDHVLDRTYYHYETVPIRNGRSATLRCRYDGYDPTVALAANAAAASSGYKWYWVQKGNKGTTVLPWATTRNLTVGSNYSAEIGHLECRYGTNRTGYFTDRFYVIGREPVLETAQISCFISYHSPIWFHLIGQTTYEYFSTCCTQSAQLCDTCNYGNSERILKVPLYYNGTDKPAIDSFRCGLRQLTRGTVFNPACWKIMLTIKHRQEEIIENSDHTTGSSTERSHPSTLSPSSTKTPTLSTASTNATSPYSTDATTNSIVSPDSRGLIGGLTATGILLVLLLLIAITVVLTRKRRRQDSTTWLTTTIDDDKDMSKNEAYSRNVAQIEPPKLWCKVEGIRLKKSYLIPKRNVILSNRLGEGCFGIVMKGTAENVNGVKGLTSVAVKVPKDEDGKSVRDLAAEVNVWTRIGKHRNVIGLVGICVFEGTMSRLLWVVMEYAKHGCLSDYLRDKRFGRLDDDDDDETLRYVPPDEQTILSSCDMFRYALDVARGMEHLVLKQCLHRDLAARNVLVCEGEVLKISDFGMAKDIHYFDYYRKKTPKSLVPYKWTAPESLLLRVFNESSDVWSFGVLLWEIATLGSAPYPGVPTEKLYDLLTKDGYRMIKPRTCSRNFYNLMLKCWALDPDERPRFHELVSLIETEEHDGEDVEKQQNLGSSESNNSRKRQDDSGLPDTPILPTRTFP, from the exons atgacgactcTCGTCCTCCTCGCAATTCTAATAACAATCGCTCATAAAa ttGCTACCGATGTCGAAGAGCCAAAATTAATTCGCGtaaaaatcgacggcacgcCGCTGATTCTGTCCTGTCCATCGCCGGGCAGCGCAGGTACTTGGTACTACGCGCCGCCACACGAGAAGGAGAGAGACGTGCCGCCGCGCATAATTCATCACGGTCGCCAGCTTGTTGTCGTCGTACGAGGCGATAACGAGCTCGGATTTTACAAGTGCGCGGTGCGGTACAAACAGCGATGGGACTACGAAGTCGTATCGGATCGTCGTAGAG tcgtcgttcgaaagcgACGGAGTGCGGAAAACACGTGCAGACCCGTGAGCGACGACCACGTTCTCGACCGCACTTACTACCACTACGAAACGGTCCCCATTCGCAACGGACGGAGCGCTACTTTGCGGTGCCGCTACGACGGCTACGATCCCACGGTCGCCCTTGCggcgaacgccgccgccgcgagtTCCGGATACAAGTGGTATTGGGtgcaaaaaggaaataaagGGACGACGGTTTTACCgtgggcgacgacgagaaatctTACGGTGGGATCGAACTATAGCGCGGAAATCGGTCATCTAGAGTGTCGCTACGGGACGAATAGAACTGGTTACTTCACCGACCGGTTTTACGTCATAG GTCGAGAACCCGTCTTAGAAACGGCTCAAATTAGCTGCTTTATCAGCTACCACTCTCCTATTTGGTTTCATCTTATTGGGCAGACTACATATGAATATTTTTCGACGTGCTGTACTCAGTCGGCTCAACTGTGCGATACGTGTAACTACGGCAACTCGGAAAGAATTCTCAAAGTGCCACTATACTACAATGGCACAGACAAGCCCGCTATCGACTCATTTCGATGCGGATTAAGACAGCTAACTAGGGGGACGGTATTCAATCCAGCTTGCTGGAAAATCATGCTTACTATCAAACACCGCCAAGAGGAGATAATAGAGAATTCAGATCATACAACCGGTTCTTCAACAGAGAGGTCTCATCCTTCTACTCTATCCCCCTCCTCTACGAAAACGCCAACGCTTTCGACAGCCTCAACAAACGCTACGAGTCCCTATTCAACCGACGCAACTACTAATTCAATCGTTTCGCCGGATTCTAGGGGTCTTATTGGTGGTCTAACGGCGACGGGAATCCTactcgttcttctcctcctcatcgCGATCACCGTCGTTCTAACTCGCAAAAGACGCCGACAAGATTCGACTACCTGGCTAACGACAACGATAGATGACGACAAGGATATGTCAAAGAACGAGGCGTACAGTCGCAACGTCGCTCAGATCGAGCCGCCGAAATTGTGGTGCAAAGTCGAGGGCATACGACTCAAGAAGTCGTATCTTATACCGAAACGGAACGTGATCCTTTCGAATCGTCTCG gTGAAGGCTGTTTTGGGATCGTTATGAAGGGAACGGCTGAGAACGTGAACGGAGTGAAAGGACTGACGTcagtcgccgtcaaagtgcCCAAGG ATGAGGACGGGAAAAGTGTGCGAGATCTCGCCGCTGAAGTCAACGTATGGACTCGCATAGGAAAGCACAGAAACGTGATCGGTCTCGTGGGAATATGCGTCTTCGAAG GCACAATGAGTCGTCTGCTATGGGTCGTCATGGAATACGCGAAACACGGTTGTCTGAGCGACTATTTGCGCGACAAGCGTTTCGgtcgtcttgacgacgacgacgacgacgaaacgttgcGTTACGTGCCGCCCGACGAACAGACCATTCTGTCGTCGTGCGACATGTTTCGCTacgcgctcgacgtcgcgcgaggAATGGAACATCTCGTTTTGAAACaa TGCCTACATCGCGATTTGGCGGCGCGTAACGTGCTCGTTTGCGAGGGAGAAGTTCTCAAAATATCCGATTTCGGCATGGCAAAGGATATTCACTATTTCGACTATTATCGAAAGAAAACCCCG AAAAGTCTTGTGCCGTATAAGTGGACGGCACCGGAATCGCTACTGCTACGCGTTTTCAACGAATCAAGTGACGT TTGGTCATTCGGCGTGTTGCTATGGGAGATTGCTACACTCG GAAGTGCGCCTTATCCGGGTGTGCCCACCGAAAAGTTGTACGACCTTCTCACGAAGGACGGCTATCGGATGATAAAACCTCGCACGTGTTCTCGCAACTT CTACAATCTTATGCTCAAGTGCTGGGCTCTCGATCCGGACGAACGACCGAGATTCCACGAACTCGTCTCGCTCATCGAAACCGAAGAG CACGACGGGGAAGATGtcgaaaaacaacaaaattTGGGAAGTTCTGAATCGAATAATTCAAGGAAAAGACAAGACGACAGCGGATTGCCTGATACACCAATTCTACCAACGAGAACCTTTCCCTAG